In the genome of Paenibacillus pabuli, one region contains:
- the coaE gene encoding dephospho-CoA kinase (Dephospho-CoA kinase (CoaE) performs the final step in coenzyme A biosynthesis.), translated as MNIGLTGGIATGKSSVSAFLASKGALLIDADVIAREVMLPGHPVLAAAVQRFGQAILNEDGTLDRKKLGSIVFKNPEERKALEAITHPAIRKEMRERAAEYEHKHPEKLVVSDIPLLYESGLEDGFEEVMVVYIPRSVQRERLMNRDGMTAEQADARIDLQMDIEDKKQRADIVIDNSGLWSETEQQIISFLHRKGLL; from the coding sequence ATGAATATTGGCTTAACCGGCGGGATCGCGACAGGCAAAAGCAGCGTGTCCGCCTTTCTCGCCAGTAAAGGAGCGTTGCTCATTGATGCAGATGTGATTGCCCGGGAAGTCATGCTGCCCGGGCATCCCGTTTTGGCTGCGGCTGTTCAGCGGTTCGGACAAGCCATATTGAATGAGGATGGGACACTGGATCGGAAAAAGCTGGGCAGTATTGTTTTTAAGAACCCAGAGGAACGTAAGGCACTTGAGGCTATTACACATCCAGCGATCCGCAAGGAGATGCGCGAGCGCGCTGCTGAATATGAACATAAACATCCGGAAAAGCTGGTCGTATCCGACATACCGTTGTTGTACGAATCAGGGCTGGAGGATGGCTTTGAGGAAGTGATGGTTGTATACATCCCGAGGTCTGTGCAGCGGGAACGACTGATGAACCGGGATGGAATGACGGCGGAACAGGCAGATGCCCGTATTGACTTGCAGATGGACATTGAAGATAAAAAGCAGCGTGCTGACATCGTTATTGATAACAGCGGCTTGTGGTCAGAGACGGAGCAGCAAATCATTTCGTTTTTGCATCGTAAGGGCCTATTATGA
- a CDS encoding lytic transglycosylase domain-containing protein: MRLLRKKRVLLLMFVSFVLVLFLNTNWMSWFYPIHYKDEIRAQSQSYEVDPFLIASIIKVETNFKTSKESKRGAIGLMQLMPDTANWIMEQAKIPGTSLEELKHEPERNIQLGTWYLRNLSDQFDGNEAAMIAAYNAGPGKVNSWLRDGVWDGSFETVKDIPFGETRHYVQRVIYYYNQYVKIYNTF, from the coding sequence ATGAGATTGCTGCGCAAGAAACGGGTATTGTTGTTGATGTTTGTGTCTTTCGTATTGGTGCTGTTCCTGAATACCAATTGGATGTCATGGTTCTATCCGATTCATTATAAGGACGAGATCCGTGCCCAGTCTCAGAGTTATGAAGTCGATCCGTTTCTCATCGCTTCCATTATCAAGGTGGAGACCAATTTTAAGACAAGCAAGGAATCCAAAAGAGGAGCCATCGGGTTGATGCAGCTGATGCCCGATACAGCGAACTGGATTATGGAGCAAGCGAAGATTCCGGGCACCTCGCTGGAAGAATTAAAGCACGAGCCAGAAAGGAATATCCAATTAGGTACTTGGTATCTACGCAATCTGTCAGATCAATTTGATGGGAATGAAGCGGCTATGATTGCTGCTTACAATGCAGGTCCAGGCAAAGTAAATTCATGGCTGAGGGATGGCGTCTGGGATGGTTCATTCGAGACGGTCAAAGATATTCCGTTTGGTGAAACCCGGCACTATGTACAACGAGTCATTTATTATTATAATCAATATGTAAAGATCTATAATACGTTCTAA
- a CDS encoding manganese efflux pump has translation MLHHFISLLALALALSLDGFGVGITYGLRRTKIPLLSIVVISICSGLVIALSMQVGVLLSHVVSPDVASIVGAVILIGIGAWSLLQLIRKRGKEQQETDNGVSDRTVAAEGSESGPILSGTQASHEAQSKGRNQVLALELEPSASGGSLERMVFTLELRKLGVVIQILRSPSKADMDNSGSISVQEAMWLGIALSLDAFGAGLGAALLGFPTLWTALVIALFSGAFLSLGMKVGLRFAALRWMKRLSVLPALLLMIMGIMKLL, from the coding sequence GTGCTGCATCATTTTATTTCATTACTGGCGCTGGCTTTGGCGCTTAGTTTAGATGGTTTTGGAGTCGGGATTACATATGGACTGCGGAGAACTAAAATTCCGCTGTTGTCCATTGTCGTCATTTCCATCTGTTCGGGTCTGGTTATTGCATTATCCATGCAAGTAGGTGTGCTTCTGTCTCATGTCGTATCTCCGGACGTGGCTTCGATTGTGGGAGCGGTTATTCTGATCGGTATTGGCGCATGGTCGTTGCTGCAACTCATTCGAAAACGGGGCAAGGAACAGCAGGAAACGGACAATGGAGTTAGTGACAGAACAGTAGCAGCAGAAGGATCAGAATCAGGACCAATCCTCAGTGGTACGCAAGCCTCACACGAAGCTCAGAGCAAAGGCAGAAATCAGGTGCTAGCACTTGAGCTTGAGCCATCTGCTTCCGGAGGATCTCTGGAACGAATGGTCTTTACCCTGGAGCTGCGGAAGCTGGGTGTGGTTATTCAAATTCTGCGCAGTCCCTCAAAGGCGGACATGGATAATTCGGGTAGTATATCCGTTCAGGAAGCGATGTGGCTTGGTATAGCCCTGTCTCTGGATGCTTTCGGTGCAGGACTGGGGGCGGCGTTGTTGGGGTTCCCAACCTTGTGGACAGCATTAGTTATTGCGTTGTTTAGCGGGGCATTTCTCTCACTGGGCATGAAGGTCGGATTAAGGTTTGCTGCTCTACGCTGGATGAAAAGATTATCCGTACTCCCTGCGCTTTTATTAATGATTATGGGAATAATGAAGTTGTTGTGA
- a CDS encoding ATP-dependent DNA ligase: MFISPMLLETAPGPFSHSNFIYEPKVDGHRLIYSQQAGVVRLYTRHNNDCSRQYPELLIPFDDDIILDGEVACTDPSTGLNDFEAVMSRFSTRQHSKVQQLIKTLPATFAIFDILQYKGQDLRKLPLMERKAILHSLNFPSRSFGVVPHIEGAGEALYEQIEAMGMEGVVGKRKDSVYVSRRSKDWMKVINWSYADVYITGYRKAEFGWLVAVPDTLGKLRPVGIIEHGPSSKHKQAFRGVCQQLVTGHDKDYVYLEPKIQARVKMRNWTKSGLLRIPVFMEFII, encoded by the coding sequence ATGTTTATTTCCCCAATGTTATTAGAAACAGCACCGGGACCATTTAGTCACTCGAATTTTATATATGAACCTAAAGTTGACGGGCACCGGTTGATATATTCGCAACAAGCCGGAGTGGTCCGGTTATATACACGTCACAATAATGATTGCTCCAGGCAATATCCTGAGTTGTTGATCCCATTTGATGATGACATCATTTTGGACGGTGAAGTGGCTTGCACCGATCCATCAACAGGTCTGAATGACTTTGAAGCTGTCATGAGCCGGTTCAGCACGCGGCAGCACTCTAAGGTTCAACAACTCATAAAGACGCTGCCTGCCACATTCGCTATATTTGACATCCTACAGTACAAAGGTCAGGACCTCCGCAAGTTGCCTCTCATGGAGCGCAAGGCGATCCTTCATAGTCTTAATTTTCCGTCCAGAAGCTTTGGGGTTGTACCACATATAGAAGGCGCAGGAGAAGCGTTGTACGAGCAAATAGAGGCTATGGGTATGGAAGGTGTAGTCGGCAAACGAAAGGACAGCGTGTATGTCAGCAGACGGTCCAAGGACTGGATGAAGGTCATTAACTGGTCATACGCCGATGTTTATATCACTGGGTATCGAAAAGCTGAATTCGGTTGGCTGGTTGCTGTCCCGGATACATTAGGCAAGCTGCGCCCGGTAGGGATCATTGAGCATGGCCCGAGTTCAAAACATAAGCAGGCGTTTCGTGGCGTGTGCCAGCAGCTCGTAACGGGCCATGATAAGGATTATGTGTACCTGGAACCAAAGATACAAGCCAGAGTGAAGATGAGGAACTGGACAAAATCAGGATTGCTGAGGATACCTGTGTTTATGGAGTTCATCATATAG
- the mutM gene encoding DNA-formamidopyrimidine glycosylase, translating to MPELPEVETVRRTLNQLIVGKTIDSVTVSLPRIIQRPDDIDAFAMELAGHTVTGVERRGKFLRILLDGLVLVSHLRMEGRYGVYQKHEEVEKHTHVIFHFTDGTELRYKDVRQFGTMHLFNAGEELVSKPLVKLGLEPLEPAFTAAAFREAVGKRTTKIKAVLLNQAYVVGIGNIYVDEALFRAGIHPETIAKTLTEAQLTVLHEAIVATLQDAVDAGGSSIKSYVNGQGEMGMFQHQLKIYGRKSEPCATCGTLIEKSVVGGRGTHYCPKCQPLL from the coding sequence ATGCCGGAATTACCGGAAGTCGAAACAGTCAGAAGAACATTGAATCAACTTATTGTTGGCAAGACCATTGACTCAGTTACCGTTAGCTTGCCGCGGATTATTCAGCGGCCGGACGACATAGATGCATTTGCAATGGAACTCGCAGGACATACCGTAACCGGTGTGGAGCGAAGAGGCAAGTTTTTGCGTATTTTGCTGGACGGGCTGGTGCTTGTCTCCCATCTGCGGATGGAAGGAAGGTACGGAGTGTACCAAAAGCATGAGGAAGTGGAGAAACATACCCATGTCATCTTTCACTTTACCGATGGTACAGAATTACGTTACAAAGATGTCCGTCAATTTGGTACAATGCATCTCTTCAATGCAGGGGAGGAGTTGGTATCCAAACCTTTGGTAAAACTTGGGCTGGAGCCGCTGGAGCCTGCATTTACCGCAGCTGCTTTCCGTGAGGCTGTTGGCAAACGGACAACCAAAATCAAGGCCGTGTTGTTAAATCAGGCATATGTAGTCGGCATCGGGAATATTTATGTGGACGAGGCCTTGTTTCGAGCAGGCATTCATCCAGAGACCATTGCCAAGACATTGACCGAAGCCCAGTTAACCGTGCTGCATGAAGCGATCGTGGCTACGCTGCAGGATGCGGTGGATGCAGGTGGGTCTTCCATTAAGTCCTATGTGAACGGACAGGGCGAGATGGGCATGTTCCAGCACCAGTTGAAAATATATGGACGCAAGTCCGAGCCCTGTGCAACCTGCGGTACATTAATTGAAAAGAGCGTAGTAGGCGGTAGAGGTACACATTACTGTCCGAAGTGTCAACCGCTGCTCTAA
- a CDS encoding tyrosine-type recombinase/integrase produces the protein MPVYKDENVKKNPWFYVLEIGKGKNRKRTKKRGFKTKKEAQAALVEAENNVNNGTFIKREKTLLPDMMNLWLKTKEHSIAEVTYKTYGRHISLHINEYFEEFQAMDLTDEDCLDFIKHLRVEKELASRSVKDVFKVLRSALDWAVLKGKLQRNVTRLIDMPAVERQEIMVWDADQVREFDKHIQEHHDYIAFLLAYGAGLRQSEALALRLKDVNYESKTISVVQTLSHDGKKIRTGAKTASGTRLVSVDEKIIKEIQKRKRVIAAEKLKAGGVYQDNDLIVATSVGTPVTPRNLLRTFYRYMEKLEIPKITVHDLRHTHATLLLKQGEHPKIVQERLGHASVKITIDLYSHVLPNMQKETAERFGNFLFGTNLGTKNTNGTISAPDTENRDLV, from the coding sequence ATGCCGGTTTACAAAGATGAGAATGTAAAGAAAAATCCTTGGTTTTATGTGCTGGAAATTGGCAAAGGGAAAAATCGAAAGCGGACTAAAAAACGTGGTTTTAAAACAAAAAAAGAAGCTCAGGCTGCTCTTGTTGAAGCCGAAAACAACGTTAACAATGGTACGTTCATAAAGCGCGAAAAGACGCTCCTACCGGATATGATGAATCTATGGCTAAAAACCAAAGAACACTCGATAGCTGAAGTAACTTACAAAACTTATGGTCGGCACATATCTTTGCACATAAATGAGTATTTCGAAGAATTCCAAGCAATGGATTTGACTGACGAGGACTGTCTTGATTTCATCAAACATCTACGTGTTGAAAAGGAACTCGCTTCTCGATCAGTTAAAGATGTATTCAAAGTGTTACGTTCTGCTCTTGATTGGGCTGTGCTGAAGGGCAAGCTTCAAAGGAATGTTACCCGACTTATTGATATGCCAGCCGTTGAGCGTCAAGAGATCATGGTTTGGGACGCTGACCAGGTGCGGGAGTTTGATAAGCACATACAAGAACATCACGATTATATAGCGTTCCTCCTCGCTTACGGGGCTGGATTGAGACAATCAGAAGCATTAGCCCTCAGATTAAAGGATGTCAATTATGAAAGCAAAACTATATCTGTTGTACAAACCTTATCACATGATGGCAAGAAGATCAGAACGGGCGCAAAAACTGCCTCCGGTACGCGATTGGTTTCTGTGGATGAAAAAATCATTAAGGAAATTCAGAAGAGGAAACGTGTAATTGCTGCTGAGAAGTTAAAAGCGGGTGGAGTATACCAAGACAATGACCTCATTGTGGCAACTTCTGTAGGGACTCCTGTAACGCCTAGAAACCTACTTAGGACGTTTTATAGGTATATGGAGAAGTTGGAGATACCAAAGATCACCGTCCACGATCTGAGACATACACATGCCACTCTGCTGCTTAAGCAAGGTGAACATCCAAAGATTGTTCAAGAGCGACTTGGACATGCCAGTGTTAAAATAACAATTGACCTTTACAGCCACGTATTGCCGAATATGCAAAAAGAAACTGCGGAGAGATTTGGGAACTTCTTATTTGGTACCAACTTAGGCACCAAAAATACGAATGGCACCATTTCGGCACCAGACACCGAAAATAGAGACCTCGTGTAA
- the phoU gene encoding phosphate signaling complex protein PhoU, whose product MIRRKEFDQELEELRTLLRQMGEHVGTALDGAIESLQTMDAEKAQVIIKNDANLNALEDKIMELGSKLIITQQPVAKDLRRIIVAFKISSDLERMGDLALDVAKVTLRMDGQQLIKPLVDIPRMAEIVKAMIEESIESFLKENTDLAYKMAQTDDQVDQLYSHMISDLYSFMTDHPNKASQAMLLMLVGRYIERIGDHATNIGESTVYLVTGKRPDLNQ is encoded by the coding sequence ATGATTCGCAGAAAAGAATTTGATCAGGAGCTTGAGGAACTGCGCACACTGCTTCGGCAAATGGGTGAGCATGTAGGCACAGCGTTGGATGGTGCTATTGAAAGTTTACAGACGATGGATGCCGAGAAAGCTCAGGTCATCATCAAGAATGATGCGAATCTGAATGCCCTGGAAGACAAGATTATGGAACTGGGTTCCAAACTTATCATTACACAACAGCCGGTAGCGAAAGATTTGCGACGCATTATCGTTGCCTTCAAAATCTCAAGTGACCTGGAGCGTATGGGTGATCTTGCGCTGGATGTGGCAAAAGTGACCCTTCGTATGGATGGGCAGCAGCTCATCAAACCACTTGTGGATATTCCAAGAATGGCGGAAATAGTGAAAGCCATGATTGAGGAATCCATCGAATCCTTCCTGAAAGAAAATACGGATCTGGCCTACAAAATGGCTCAGACCGATGATCAGGTTGACCAATTGTACAGTCATATGATCAGTGACCTCTACTCGTTTATGACAGACCATCCGAACAAGGCTTCCCAAGCGATGCTTTTGATGCTGGTCGGACGTTACATCGAACGGATTGGTGACCATGCAACAAATATTGGTGAGAGCACGGTGTATCTGGTAACAGGGAAACGCCCTGACTTGAATCAATAG
- the polA gene encoding DNA polymerase I, which yields MDKFILIDGNSIIYRAFFAMPPLTNSKGLHTNAVYGFTTMLLRLLEEHKPTHVMVAFDAGKVTFRHEGYEEYKGGREKTPPELSEQFPLLKELLKGFGIAQFELAGFEADDIIGTLTKRADEAGRQVLVVSGDKDMLQLASEHVHIGLTRKGVTEIELYDPAQIKERYGLTPLQIIDLKGLMGDTSDNIPGIPGVGEKTALKLLHQFGSVEEVLNGTGELKGKMKEKIEAHAEDARMSKQLATIHREVPLEQTWEDMQFAGLKEELAGPALAKLEFKSLLERLSFRGSVVSEQEAVPAAAVESSVATEETISELFGSLKSIDVLHVETHGDNPHQAKLIGLAVGSAGTYTFLSPELLQSEAAAPVREWLGNAEQPKRGYDLHRVDLALHAHGIEFAGASFDVQLAAYLLDPTESNQTISGLTTKYGLPSLVEDDTVMGKGAKYRVPEADILGDFLCRKAAAVAAIIPLQEQALETNEMNSLFHELEMPLSRILADMEKQGIKANTSDLQALGSEFEENISRLMAEIYKLSGTEFNLNSPKQLGEILFDKLGLPVVKKTKTGYSTDAEVLEKLAPYNDVVKHILQYRQLAKLQSTYVEGLLKEISDKDGKVHTFYRQTIAATGRLSSQFPNLQNIPIRMEEGRKIRKVFVPSEPGWSILAADYSQIELRVLAHISDDERLKEAFVQDMDIHTKTASDVFGVKPEEVDGDMRRSAKAVNFGIVYGISDYGLSQNLHITRKEAAQFIDQYFEVFQGVRRYMDDIVKEARQDGYVKTLLERRRYLPEINASNFNLRSFAERTAMNTPIQGTAADIIKLAMVQMDEALRERKLESRMLLQVHDELVFEVPADELELMKELVPSVMENALKLSVPLKAEVSYGENWYEAK from the coding sequence ATGGACAAGTTTATTCTTATAGATGGAAATAGCATTATTTACAGAGCGTTTTTTGCAATGCCGCCGTTAACGAACTCGAAAGGTTTGCACACCAATGCGGTGTACGGCTTCACCACGATGCTGCTGCGCCTGTTGGAAGAGCATAAACCGACACATGTGATGGTGGCATTTGATGCAGGCAAAGTCACGTTCCGGCACGAAGGTTATGAGGAGTATAAGGGTGGCCGGGAGAAAACACCGCCGGAGTTGTCGGAACAATTTCCGCTGCTGAAAGAGCTGCTTAAGGGCTTCGGCATAGCCCAGTTTGAGCTTGCGGGATTCGAAGCGGATGACATCATTGGAACATTAACGAAACGTGCGGATGAAGCCGGAAGACAGGTTCTCGTTGTGTCGGGTGACAAAGATATGTTGCAGCTTGCCTCTGAACATGTGCATATCGGGCTTACTCGTAAAGGGGTAACCGAGATTGAGCTGTACGATCCTGCTCAGATTAAGGAGCGCTATGGTCTGACTCCGTTGCAAATTATTGACCTTAAAGGCCTGATGGGCGATACGTCAGACAATATTCCGGGCATTCCCGGCGTTGGAGAGAAAACGGCTCTGAAGCTGCTGCACCAGTTCGGTTCGGTTGAGGAAGTTCTTAACGGCACAGGTGAGTTAAAGGGCAAAATGAAAGAAAAAATTGAGGCTCACGCTGAAGATGCCCGTATGAGCAAGCAGCTTGCCACGATCCACCGTGAAGTTCCATTGGAACAAACTTGGGAAGATATGCAGTTCGCAGGGTTAAAAGAGGAACTGGCAGGTCCGGCTTTGGCCAAGCTCGAATTCAAGTCTTTGCTTGAGCGTCTGTCCTTCCGAGGAAGTGTAGTTTCTGAACAGGAAGCCGTTCCAGCTGCTGCGGTGGAGTCCTCCGTTGCAACAGAAGAAACGATTAGTGAACTATTCGGTTCACTCAAATCCATTGATGTGCTGCATGTGGAGACACATGGTGATAACCCACATCAGGCGAAGTTAATCGGACTTGCTGTTGGTTCAGCCGGAACATATACATTCTTGTCCCCTGAATTGCTTCAGTCAGAAGCTGCTGCACCCGTACGAGAATGGCTGGGGAATGCAGAACAACCCAAACGTGGCTATGATTTGCACCGTGTCGACCTGGCGCTGCATGCGCATGGTATTGAGTTTGCGGGAGCATCCTTTGATGTGCAGCTTGCTGCCTATTTGCTTGATCCAACCGAATCCAATCAGACGATCAGCGGCCTGACCACGAAGTATGGTCTGCCTTCCCTTGTTGAGGATGATACGGTTATGGGCAAGGGTGCAAAATACAGAGTGCCTGAGGCGGATATACTGGGCGATTTTCTGTGTCGCAAAGCAGCGGCAGTAGCAGCCATTATTCCACTCCAGGAGCAGGCGCTTGAAACCAATGAGATGAATTCGCTTTTCCATGAACTGGAGATGCCGTTGTCACGTATTCTTGCTGATATGGAGAAACAGGGGATTAAGGCGAATACTTCAGATTTGCAGGCATTAGGCAGCGAATTTGAAGAAAATATCAGCAGGTTGATGGCGGAAATCTACAAGCTTTCCGGTACGGAGTTCAATCTGAATTCGCCGAAACAGCTGGGTGAGATTTTATTCGATAAACTTGGTCTGCCTGTAGTGAAGAAAACAAAGACAGGATACTCTACGGATGCCGAAGTATTGGAGAAGCTGGCTCCATATAATGATGTGGTTAAGCATATTTTGCAATATCGTCAACTTGCCAAGCTACAGTCCACATATGTAGAAGGACTTCTCAAAGAGATCTCGGATAAAGATGGCAAGGTGCATACGTTCTACCGGCAAACGATCGCGGCTACCGGCCGTCTGAGCAGCCAGTTCCCGAACTTGCAGAACATTCCGATTCGTATGGAGGAAGGCCGCAAAATCAGGAAGGTATTTGTTCCTTCTGAACCGGGATGGTCTATCCTTGCAGCAGACTATTCGCAGATTGAACTGCGCGTACTCGCACATATTTCAGATGATGAGCGTCTGAAGGAAGCTTTTGTCCAGGATATGGATATCCATACCAAGACAGCCTCCGATGTGTTTGGCGTGAAGCCTGAAGAAGTAGATGGAGACATGCGTCGTTCAGCCAAGGCAGTTAACTTTGGGATTGTATATGGCATCAGTGATTACGGTCTCTCGCAGAACCTGCACATCACACGGAAAGAGGCAGCGCAGTTTATTGATCAATATTTTGAAGTGTTCCAGGGTGTTCGCCGATACATGGACGACATTGTGAAGGAAGCGCGCCAGGACGGATATGTCAAAACACTGCTGGAACGTCGTCGTTATCTGCCAGAGATCAACGCTAGCAATTTTAACCTGCGTTCCTTCGCAGAACGGACAGCGATGAATACGCCGATTCAGGGAACTGCGGCTGATATTATCAAACTGGCTATGGTACAGATGGATGAAGCACTGCGTGAACGCAAGCTGGAGAGCCGTATGTTACTTCAGGTGCACGATGAGCTTGTATTTGAAGTGCCTGCGGATGAGCTGGAACTGATGAAAGAGTTGGTTCCTTCGGTGATGGAAAACGCATTGAAGCTTTCCGTGCCGCTGAAAGCGGAAGTCAGTTATGGTGAAAACTGGTACGAAGCTAAATAA
- a CDS encoding alpha/beta-type small acid-soluble spore protein, whose translation MAQSNGNSNNLVVTKASAALEQLKYEVAQELGISIPQDGYQGNMTSYENGSIGGYITKRLVTIAEQQLAGQYQ comes from the coding sequence ATGGCACAAAGCAATGGTAACTCCAACAACCTGGTGGTAACTAAAGCTTCCGCAGCTCTCGAACAACTGAAATATGAAGTTGCTCAAGAACTCGGAATCAGCATCCCACAAGACGGATACCAAGGTAACATGACTTCTTACGAGAACGGTTCGATCGGTGGATACATCACGAAGCGTCTGGTAACAATTGCAGAACAGCAATTGGCAGGTCAATACCAATAA
- the nrdR gene encoding transcriptional regulator NrdR gives MKCPYCAYLGTKVLDSRPANESKSIRRRRECEQCSRRFTTFEMVEETPLIVIKKDGSREEFSRDKILRGLIRACEKRPVSVETLEMMVSETEKALRNTADAEVESRQIGELLMEQLFPVDEVAYVRFASVYRQFKDINMFMKELKSLLSKEDIEE, from the coding sequence TTGAAATGTCCTTATTGCGCCTATCTGGGCACAAAGGTGCTTGATTCAAGGCCGGCCAATGAATCGAAATCGATTCGTCGTCGTCGTGAGTGTGAGCAATGTAGCCGTCGATTTACAACTTTTGAAATGGTTGAAGAAACGCCGCTGATCGTCATCAAGAAAGATGGAAGTCGCGAGGAGTTTAGCCGGGACAAGATCCTTCGTGGCCTGATTCGGGCATGTGAGAAACGCCCTGTCTCAGTTGAGACGCTGGAAATGATGGTATCTGAGACGGAAAAGGCCCTGCGCAATACAGCCGATGCAGAAGTAGAGAGCCGTCAGATTGGCGAACTGCTGATGGAACAGCTGTTTCCCGTTGACGAAGTAGCCTATGTGCGCTTCGCTTCGGTCTACCGTCAATTCAAAGACATCAATATGTTCATGAAGGAACTGAAATCTCTTTTGTCCAAAGAAGATATCGAGGAGTAA